From a region of the Entelurus aequoreus isolate RoL-2023_Sb linkage group LG27, RoL_Eaeq_v1.1, whole genome shotgun sequence genome:
- the bcl6aa gene encoding BCL6A transcription repressor a isoform X2, with protein sequence MLVKNVNGDEFKVTRQEGRPLPCPETLVRSRAQIPRIELVRFLELVFLEVVMQEVSRKALPVCKMSCAADSCIQFTRHASDVLLNLNRLRSRDILTDVTILVNRQQFRAHKTVLMACSGLFYTIFTDSHKCNLNAISLDPKVDPEGFAILLEFMYTSRLTLKESLIMAIMNTAIYLQMDHVVDTCHRFIKSSDPTAKLPRDEFLVSPLVLSQDIHAYRPHDMVETLHSRMAPFRDARPYGTNMLNGVSTPSNYHLYGQFPMPGFPFPLCKLTDAKNPFADLSRSGIHHKHPLDGASISRAEYARAVSSSASSGILHGTNFAPREVGRDEEVRKESHEGIGLPVGLSARKRVFPVLTLEHHKDKDHAPPSEGELVHHHYPLGISSAGRKSLMSSPQSPLKSDCQPNSPTESSSSKNAGLLQAASSAQILPGTQDPKSRNWKKYKFIVLNQSAKEEEASLRDPGLCSPQRLGLQSYLHPGDSENLESLTTRKNVADHPVPQTSRLNNIISSALGHAESHPARYLNRLNCSSCGSQSPQHSEVCPSRSRLSEDMAELHSEYSDSSCENGTFFCNECDSKFAEEEALKQHTLQVHSDKPYKCDRCQAAFRYKGNLASHKTVHTAVVFPGEKPYRCNICGAQFNRPANLKTHTRIHSGEKPYKCETCGARFVQVAHLRAHVLIHTGEKPYPCEICGTRFRHLQTLKSHLRIHTGEKPYHCEKCNLHFRHKSQLRLHLRQKHGAITNTKIQYRVSAVDMPADLTKAC encoded by the exons ATGTTGGTGAAAAATGTCAACGGGGACGAGTTCAAAGTGACGCGTCAAGAAGGGCGACCTCTCCCGTGCCCGGAGACGTTGGTACGGTCCCGGGCTCAAATTCCGAGAATTGAGCTGGTGCGATTCTTAGAACTGGTCTTCTTAGAAGTGGTGATGCAAGAAGTTTCTAGGAAAGCGCTACcag TCTGCAAGATGTCTTGCGCGGCGGACAGCTGCATACAGTTCACGCGCCACGCCAGCGACGTTCTGCTCAACCTGAACCGCCTGCGCAGTCGGGACATTCTCACCGACGTCACCATCCTGGTCAACCGGCAGCAGTTCCGCGCGCACAAGACGGTGCTCATGGCTTGCAG TGGGCTGTTCTACACCATCTTCACCGACTCGCACAAGTGCAACCTTAACGCCATCAGTCTGGACCCAAAGGTGGACCCGGAAGGCTTTGCTATCCTGCTAGAATTCATGTACACGTCCCGTCTGACACTCAAAGAGAGTCTGATCATGGCCATCATGAACACTGCCATCTACCTGCAGATGGACCATGTGGTAGACACCTGTCATAGATTCATCAAATCCAG TGATCCCACTGCCAAGCTTCCCAGAGATGAGTTCCTGGTCAGTCCTCTAGTTTTGTCTCAGGACATCCACGCGTACCGCCCTCATGACATGGTTGAAACGTTGCACAGCCGCATGGCTCCGTTCAGAGATGCGCGACCCTACGGCACTAACATGCTCAACGGAGTCAGCACGCCCAGCAACTACCATCTCTACGGGCAGTTCCCCATGCCAGGATTCCCTTTCCCTCTGTGTAAGCTGACTGATGCAAAAAACCCATTTGCTGACCTCTCACGGAGCGGGATTCACCACAAGCACCCTCTCGATGGCGCCTCCATCAGCAGGGCAGAGTACGCCAGAGCGGTCAGCTCCTCTGCGTCCTCCGGCATCCTTCACGGTACTAACTTTGCTCCCAGGGAGGTGGGGCGAGACGAAGAGGTGAGGAAAGAAAGCCACGAGGGCATTGGCCTTCCTGTTGGCCTCAGTGCAAGGAAGCGTGTCTTCCCCGTGTTGACCCTGGAGCACCACAAAGACAAAGACCACGCTCCGCCATCTGAGGGGGAACTGGTGCATCATCACTACCCGCTGGGAATCTCCTCTGCCGGACGCAAGAGCCTCATGAGTAGCCCGCAAAGCCCACTCAAATCGGACTGCCAGCCCAACTCCCCGACAGAGTCCAGCAGCAGCAAGAACGCCGGCCTCTTGCAGGCGGCCTCTAGCGCGCAGATTCTGCCGGGTACTCAGGACCCTAAATCTCGCAACTGGAAAAAGTACAAGTTCATCGTGCTGAACCAGAGTGCCAAAGAGGAAGAGGCCAGTCTGCGGGACCCTGGCTTGTGCTCGCCTCAGCGCCTCGGCCTGCAGTCGTACCTGCATCCCGGGGACTCTGAGAATCTCGAGTCACTCACCACAAGAAAGAACGTTGCAGATCATCCTGTACCGCAGACCAGCCGGCTGAACAACATCATCAGCAG TGCACTGGGTCACGCAGAGAGTCACCCGGCACGCTACCTGAACCGACTCAACTGCTCGTCCTGCGGCTCACAATCTCCGCAACACTCTGAAGTCTGCCCGTCCAGGTCGCGACTCTCCGAAGACATGGCCGAACTTCATTCTGAATACTCTGACTCCAGCTGTG AAAACGGCACTTTCTTCTGCAACGAATGCGACTCCAAGTTCGCCGAAGAGGAAGCGCTGAAGCAGCACACGCTCCAAGTCCACAGCGACAAGCCGTACAAGTGCGACCGCTGCCAGGCCGCCTTCCGCTACAAGGGCAACCTCGCCAGCCACAAGACCGTCCACACCG CTGTCGTGTTTCCAGGAGAGAAACCGTATCGCTGCAACATATGTGGTGCTCAGTTCAACAGACCAGCCAACCTCAAGACTCACACTCGCATCCACTCAGGAGAAAAGCCATACAAATGTGAGACGTGCGGGGCTCGCTTCGTACAG GTTGCCCATCTGCGCGCCCACGTCCTGATCCACACGGGCGAGAAGCCATATCCTTGTGAGATCTGCGGTACGCGCTTCCGTCACCTGCAGACCCTAAAGAGCCACCTGCGCATCCACACGGGCGAGAAGCCCTACCAT TGTGAGAAATGCAACTTGCACTTCCGCCACAAGAGTCAGCTGCGACTGCACCTGCGGCAGAAGCACGGCGCCATCACCAACACCAAGATCCAGTACCGCGTGTCGGCCGTCGACATGCCCGCCGACCTGACCAAGGCCTGTTGA
- the bcl6aa gene encoding BCL6A transcription repressor a isoform X7 — MSCAADSCIQFTRHASDVLLNLNRLRSRDILTDVTILVNRQQFRAHKTVLMACSGLFYTIFTDSHKCNLNAISLDPKVDPEGFAILLEFMYTSRLTLKESLIMAIMNTAIYLQMDHVVDTCHRFIKSSDPTAKLPRDEFLVSPLVLSQDIHAYRPHDMVETLHSRMAPFRDARPYGTNMLNGVSTPSNYHLYGQFPMPGFPFPLCKLTDAKNPFADLSRSGIHHKHPLDGASISRAEYARAVSSSASSGILHGTNFAPREVGRDEEVRKESHEGIGLPVGLSARKRVFPVLTLEHHKDKDHAPPSEGELVHHHYPLGISSAGRKSLMSSPQSPLKSDCQPNSPTESSSSKNAGLLQAASSAQILPGTQDPKSRNWKKYKFIVLNQSAKEEEASLRDPGLCSPQRLGLQSYLHPGDSENLESLTTRKNVADHPVPQTSRLNNIISSALGHAESHPARYLNRLNCSSCGSQSPQHSEVCPSRSRLSEDMAELHSEYSDSSCENGTFFCNECDSKFAEEEALKQHTLQVHSDKPYKCDRCQAAFRYKGNLASHKTVHTAVVFPGEKPYRCNICGAQFNRPANLKTHTRIHSGEKPYKCETCGARFVQVAHLRAHVLIHTGEKPYPCEICGTRFRHLQTLKSHLRIHTGEKPYHCEKCNLHFRHKSQLRLHLRQKHGAITNTKIQYRVSAVDMPADLTKAC; from the exons ATGTCTTGCGCGGCGGACAGCTGCATACAGTTCACGCGCCACGCCAGCGACGTTCTGCTCAACCTGAACCGCCTGCGCAGTCGGGACATTCTCACCGACGTCACCATCCTGGTCAACCGGCAGCAGTTCCGCGCGCACAAGACGGTGCTCATGGCTTGCAG TGGGCTGTTCTACACCATCTTCACCGACTCGCACAAGTGCAACCTTAACGCCATCAGTCTGGACCCAAAGGTGGACCCGGAAGGCTTTGCTATCCTGCTAGAATTCATGTACACGTCCCGTCTGACACTCAAAGAGAGTCTGATCATGGCCATCATGAACACTGCCATCTACCTGCAGATGGACCATGTGGTAGACACCTGTCATAGATTCATCAAATCCAG TGATCCCACTGCCAAGCTTCCCAGAGATGAGTTCCTGGTCAGTCCTCTAGTTTTGTCTCAGGACATCCACGCGTACCGCCCTCATGACATGGTTGAAACGTTGCACAGCCGCATGGCTCCGTTCAGAGATGCGCGACCCTACGGCACTAACATGCTCAACGGAGTCAGCACGCCCAGCAACTACCATCTCTACGGGCAGTTCCCCATGCCAGGATTCCCTTTCCCTCTGTGTAAGCTGACTGATGCAAAAAACCCATTTGCTGACCTCTCACGGAGCGGGATTCACCACAAGCACCCTCTCGATGGCGCCTCCATCAGCAGGGCAGAGTACGCCAGAGCGGTCAGCTCCTCTGCGTCCTCCGGCATCCTTCACGGTACTAACTTTGCTCCCAGGGAGGTGGGGCGAGACGAAGAGGTGAGGAAAGAAAGCCACGAGGGCATTGGCCTTCCTGTTGGCCTCAGTGCAAGGAAGCGTGTCTTCCCCGTGTTGACCCTGGAGCACCACAAAGACAAAGACCACGCTCCGCCATCTGAGGGGGAACTGGTGCATCATCACTACCCGCTGGGAATCTCCTCTGCCGGACGCAAGAGCCTCATGAGTAGCCCGCAAAGCCCACTCAAATCGGACTGCCAGCCCAACTCCCCGACAGAGTCCAGCAGCAGCAAGAACGCCGGCCTCTTGCAGGCGGCCTCTAGCGCGCAGATTCTGCCGGGTACTCAGGACCCTAAATCTCGCAACTGGAAAAAGTACAAGTTCATCGTGCTGAACCAGAGTGCCAAAGAGGAAGAGGCCAGTCTGCGGGACCCTGGCTTGTGCTCGCCTCAGCGCCTCGGCCTGCAGTCGTACCTGCATCCCGGGGACTCTGAGAATCTCGAGTCACTCACCACAAGAAAGAACGTTGCAGATCATCCTGTACCGCAGACCAGCCGGCTGAACAACATCATCAGCAG TGCACTGGGTCACGCAGAGAGTCACCCGGCACGCTACCTGAACCGACTCAACTGCTCGTCCTGCGGCTCACAATCTCCGCAACACTCTGAAGTCTGCCCGTCCAGGTCGCGACTCTCCGAAGACATGGCCGAACTTCATTCTGAATACTCTGACTCCAGCTGTG AAAACGGCACTTTCTTCTGCAACGAATGCGACTCCAAGTTCGCCGAAGAGGAAGCGCTGAAGCAGCACACGCTCCAAGTCCACAGCGACAAGCCGTACAAGTGCGACCGCTGCCAGGCCGCCTTCCGCTACAAGGGCAACCTCGCCAGCCACAAGACCGTCCACACCG CTGTCGTGTTTCCAGGAGAGAAACCGTATCGCTGCAACATATGTGGTGCTCAGTTCAACAGACCAGCCAACCTCAAGACTCACACTCGCATCCACTCAGGAGAAAAGCCATACAAATGTGAGACGTGCGGGGCTCGCTTCGTACAG GTTGCCCATCTGCGCGCCCACGTCCTGATCCACACGGGCGAGAAGCCATATCCTTGTGAGATCTGCGGTACGCGCTTCCGTCACCTGCAGACCCTAAAGAGCCACCTGCGCATCCACACGGGCGAGAAGCCCTACCAT TGTGAGAAATGCAACTTGCACTTCCGCCACAAGAGTCAGCTGCGACTGCACCTGCGGCAGAAGCACGGCGCCATCACCAACACCAAGATCCAGTACCGCGTGTCGGCCGTCGACATGCCCGCCGACCTGACCAAGGCCTGTTGA
- the bcl6aa gene encoding BCL6A transcription repressor a isoform X6, with product MPHSQQKAQQLLLLCQGGDGATKEGESLLWNPHKQSFHEVCKMSCAADSCIQFTRHASDVLLNLNRLRSRDILTDVTILVNRQQFRAHKTVLMACSGLFYTIFTDSHKCNLNAISLDPKVDPEGFAILLEFMYTSRLTLKESLIMAIMNTAIYLQMDHVVDTCHRFIKSSDPTAKLPRDEFLVSPLVLSQDIHAYRPHDMVETLHSRMAPFRDARPYGTNMLNGVSTPSNYHLYGQFPMPGFPFPLCKLTDAKNPFADLSRSGIHHKHPLDGASISRAEYARAVSSSASSGILHGTNFAPREVGRDEEVRKESHEGIGLPVGLSARKRVFPVLTLEHHKDKDHAPPSEGELVHHHYPLGISSAGRKSLMSSPQSPLKSDCQPNSPTESSSSKNAGLLQAASSAQILPGTQDPKSRNWKKYKFIVLNQSAKEEEASLRDPGLCSPQRLGLQSYLHPGDSENLESLTTRKNVADHPVPQTSRLNNIISSALGHAESHPARYLNRLNCSSCGSQSPQHSEVCPSRSRLSEDMAELHSEYSDSSCENGTFFCNECDSKFAEEEALKQHTLQVHSDKPYKCDRCQAAFRYKGNLASHKTVHTGEKPYRCNICGAQFNRPANLKTHTRIHSGEKPYKCETCGARFVQVAHLRAHVLIHTGEKPYPCEICGTRFRHLQTLKSHLRIHTGEKPYHCEKCNLHFRHKSQLRLHLRQKHGAITNTKIQYRVSAVDMPADLTKAC from the exons CCCAGCAACTGTTGCTGCTGTGCCAAGGAGGCGACGGCGCGACTAAAGAGGGGGAATCCCTGCTTTGGAATCCTCACAAGCAAAGTTTCCACG AAGTCTGCAAGATGTCTTGCGCGGCGGACAGCTGCATACAGTTCACGCGCCACGCCAGCGACGTTCTGCTCAACCTGAACCGCCTGCGCAGTCGGGACATTCTCACCGACGTCACCATCCTGGTCAACCGGCAGCAGTTCCGCGCGCACAAGACGGTGCTCATGGCTTGCAG TGGGCTGTTCTACACCATCTTCACCGACTCGCACAAGTGCAACCTTAACGCCATCAGTCTGGACCCAAAGGTGGACCCGGAAGGCTTTGCTATCCTGCTAGAATTCATGTACACGTCCCGTCTGACACTCAAAGAGAGTCTGATCATGGCCATCATGAACACTGCCATCTACCTGCAGATGGACCATGTGGTAGACACCTGTCATAGATTCATCAAATCCAG TGATCCCACTGCCAAGCTTCCCAGAGATGAGTTCCTGGTCAGTCCTCTAGTTTTGTCTCAGGACATCCACGCGTACCGCCCTCATGACATGGTTGAAACGTTGCACAGCCGCATGGCTCCGTTCAGAGATGCGCGACCCTACGGCACTAACATGCTCAACGGAGTCAGCACGCCCAGCAACTACCATCTCTACGGGCAGTTCCCCATGCCAGGATTCCCTTTCCCTCTGTGTAAGCTGACTGATGCAAAAAACCCATTTGCTGACCTCTCACGGAGCGGGATTCACCACAAGCACCCTCTCGATGGCGCCTCCATCAGCAGGGCAGAGTACGCCAGAGCGGTCAGCTCCTCTGCGTCCTCCGGCATCCTTCACGGTACTAACTTTGCTCCCAGGGAGGTGGGGCGAGACGAAGAGGTGAGGAAAGAAAGCCACGAGGGCATTGGCCTTCCTGTTGGCCTCAGTGCAAGGAAGCGTGTCTTCCCCGTGTTGACCCTGGAGCACCACAAAGACAAAGACCACGCTCCGCCATCTGAGGGGGAACTGGTGCATCATCACTACCCGCTGGGAATCTCCTCTGCCGGACGCAAGAGCCTCATGAGTAGCCCGCAAAGCCCACTCAAATCGGACTGCCAGCCCAACTCCCCGACAGAGTCCAGCAGCAGCAAGAACGCCGGCCTCTTGCAGGCGGCCTCTAGCGCGCAGATTCTGCCGGGTACTCAGGACCCTAAATCTCGCAACTGGAAAAAGTACAAGTTCATCGTGCTGAACCAGAGTGCCAAAGAGGAAGAGGCCAGTCTGCGGGACCCTGGCTTGTGCTCGCCTCAGCGCCTCGGCCTGCAGTCGTACCTGCATCCCGGGGACTCTGAGAATCTCGAGTCACTCACCACAAGAAAGAACGTTGCAGATCATCCTGTACCGCAGACCAGCCGGCTGAACAACATCATCAGCAG TGCACTGGGTCACGCAGAGAGTCACCCGGCACGCTACCTGAACCGACTCAACTGCTCGTCCTGCGGCTCACAATCTCCGCAACACTCTGAAGTCTGCCCGTCCAGGTCGCGACTCTCCGAAGACATGGCCGAACTTCATTCTGAATACTCTGACTCCAGCTGTG AAAACGGCACTTTCTTCTGCAACGAATGCGACTCCAAGTTCGCCGAAGAGGAAGCGCTGAAGCAGCACACGCTCCAAGTCCACAGCGACAAGCCGTACAAGTGCGACCGCTGCCAGGCCGCCTTCCGCTACAAGGGCAACCTCGCCAGCCACAAGACCGTCCACACCG GAGAGAAACCGTATCGCTGCAACATATGTGGTGCTCAGTTCAACAGACCAGCCAACCTCAAGACTCACACTCGCATCCACTCAGGAGAAAAGCCATACAAATGTGAGACGTGCGGGGCTCGCTTCGTACAG GTTGCCCATCTGCGCGCCCACGTCCTGATCCACACGGGCGAGAAGCCATATCCTTGTGAGATCTGCGGTACGCGCTTCCGTCACCTGCAGACCCTAAAGAGCCACCTGCGCATCCACACGGGCGAGAAGCCCTACCAT TGTGAGAAATGCAACTTGCACTTCCGCCACAAGAGTCAGCTGCGACTGCACCTGCGGCAGAAGCACGGCGCCATCACCAACACCAAGATCCAGTACCGCGTGTCGGCCGTCGACATGCCCGCCGACCTGACCAAGGCCTGTTGA
- the bcl6aa gene encoding BCL6A transcription repressor a isoform X4: protein MPHSQQKAQQLLLLCQGGDGATKEGESLLWNPHKQSFHEVCKMSCAADSCIQFTRHASDVLLNLNRLRSRDILTDVTILVNRQQFRAHKTVLMACSGLFYTIFTDSHKCNLNAISLDPKVDPEGFAILLEFMYTSRLTLKESLIMAIMNTAIYLQMDHVVDTCHRFIKSSDPTAKLPRDEFLVSPLVLSQDIHAYRPHDMVETLHSRMAPFRDARPYGTNMLNGVSTPSNYHLYGQFPMPGFPFPLCKLTDAKNPFADLSRSGIHHKHPLDGASISRAEYARAVSSSASSGILHGTNFAPREVGRDEEVRKESHEGIGLPVGLSARKRVFPVLTLEHHKDKDHAPPSEGELVHHHYPLGISSAGRKSLMSSPQSPLKSDCQPNSPTESSSSKNAGLLQAASSAQILPGTQDPKSRNWKKYKFIVLNQSAKEEEASLRDPGLCSPQRLGLQSYLHPGDSENLESLTTRKNVADHPVPQTSRLNNIISSALGHAESHPARYLNRLNCSSCGSQSPQHSEVCPSRSRLSEDMAELHSEYSDSSCENGTFFCNECDSKFAEEEALKQHTLQVHSDKPYKCDRCQAAFRYKGNLASHKTVHTAVVFPGEKPYRCNICGAQFNRPANLKTHTRIHSGEKPYKCETCGARFVQVAHLRAHVLIHTGEKPYPCEICGTRFRHLQTLKSHLRIHTGEKPYHCEKCNLHFRHKSQLRLHLRQKHGAITNTKIQYRVSAVDMPADLTKAC, encoded by the exons CCCAGCAACTGTTGCTGCTGTGCCAAGGAGGCGACGGCGCGACTAAAGAGGGGGAATCCCTGCTTTGGAATCCTCACAAGCAAAGTTTCCACG AAGTCTGCAAGATGTCTTGCGCGGCGGACAGCTGCATACAGTTCACGCGCCACGCCAGCGACGTTCTGCTCAACCTGAACCGCCTGCGCAGTCGGGACATTCTCACCGACGTCACCATCCTGGTCAACCGGCAGCAGTTCCGCGCGCACAAGACGGTGCTCATGGCTTGCAG TGGGCTGTTCTACACCATCTTCACCGACTCGCACAAGTGCAACCTTAACGCCATCAGTCTGGACCCAAAGGTGGACCCGGAAGGCTTTGCTATCCTGCTAGAATTCATGTACACGTCCCGTCTGACACTCAAAGAGAGTCTGATCATGGCCATCATGAACACTGCCATCTACCTGCAGATGGACCATGTGGTAGACACCTGTCATAGATTCATCAAATCCAG TGATCCCACTGCCAAGCTTCCCAGAGATGAGTTCCTGGTCAGTCCTCTAGTTTTGTCTCAGGACATCCACGCGTACCGCCCTCATGACATGGTTGAAACGTTGCACAGCCGCATGGCTCCGTTCAGAGATGCGCGACCCTACGGCACTAACATGCTCAACGGAGTCAGCACGCCCAGCAACTACCATCTCTACGGGCAGTTCCCCATGCCAGGATTCCCTTTCCCTCTGTGTAAGCTGACTGATGCAAAAAACCCATTTGCTGACCTCTCACGGAGCGGGATTCACCACAAGCACCCTCTCGATGGCGCCTCCATCAGCAGGGCAGAGTACGCCAGAGCGGTCAGCTCCTCTGCGTCCTCCGGCATCCTTCACGGTACTAACTTTGCTCCCAGGGAGGTGGGGCGAGACGAAGAGGTGAGGAAAGAAAGCCACGAGGGCATTGGCCTTCCTGTTGGCCTCAGTGCAAGGAAGCGTGTCTTCCCCGTGTTGACCCTGGAGCACCACAAAGACAAAGACCACGCTCCGCCATCTGAGGGGGAACTGGTGCATCATCACTACCCGCTGGGAATCTCCTCTGCCGGACGCAAGAGCCTCATGAGTAGCCCGCAAAGCCCACTCAAATCGGACTGCCAGCCCAACTCCCCGACAGAGTCCAGCAGCAGCAAGAACGCCGGCCTCTTGCAGGCGGCCTCTAGCGCGCAGATTCTGCCGGGTACTCAGGACCCTAAATCTCGCAACTGGAAAAAGTACAAGTTCATCGTGCTGAACCAGAGTGCCAAAGAGGAAGAGGCCAGTCTGCGGGACCCTGGCTTGTGCTCGCCTCAGCGCCTCGGCCTGCAGTCGTACCTGCATCCCGGGGACTCTGAGAATCTCGAGTCACTCACCACAAGAAAGAACGTTGCAGATCATCCTGTACCGCAGACCAGCCGGCTGAACAACATCATCAGCAG TGCACTGGGTCACGCAGAGAGTCACCCGGCACGCTACCTGAACCGACTCAACTGCTCGTCCTGCGGCTCACAATCTCCGCAACACTCTGAAGTCTGCCCGTCCAGGTCGCGACTCTCCGAAGACATGGCCGAACTTCATTCTGAATACTCTGACTCCAGCTGTG AAAACGGCACTTTCTTCTGCAACGAATGCGACTCCAAGTTCGCCGAAGAGGAAGCGCTGAAGCAGCACACGCTCCAAGTCCACAGCGACAAGCCGTACAAGTGCGACCGCTGCCAGGCCGCCTTCCGCTACAAGGGCAACCTCGCCAGCCACAAGACCGTCCACACCG CTGTCGTGTTTCCAGGAGAGAAACCGTATCGCTGCAACATATGTGGTGCTCAGTTCAACAGACCAGCCAACCTCAAGACTCACACTCGCATCCACTCAGGAGAAAAGCCATACAAATGTGAGACGTGCGGGGCTCGCTTCGTACAG GTTGCCCATCTGCGCGCCCACGTCCTGATCCACACGGGCGAGAAGCCATATCCTTGTGAGATCTGCGGTACGCGCTTCCGTCACCTGCAGACCCTAAAGAGCCACCTGCGCATCCACACGGGCGAGAAGCCCTACCAT TGTGAGAAATGCAACTTGCACTTCCGCCACAAGAGTCAGCTGCGACTGCACCTGCGGCAGAAGCACGGCGCCATCACCAACACCAAGATCCAGTACCGCGTGTCGGCCGTCGACATGCCCGCCGACCTGACCAAGGCCTGTTGA
- the bcl6aa gene encoding BCL6A transcription repressor a isoform X5, translated as MPHSQQKAQQLLLLCQGGDGATKEGESLLWNPHKQSFHVCKMSCAADSCIQFTRHASDVLLNLNRLRSRDILTDVTILVNRQQFRAHKTVLMACSGLFYTIFTDSHKCNLNAISLDPKVDPEGFAILLEFMYTSRLTLKESLIMAIMNTAIYLQMDHVVDTCHRFIKSSDPTAKLPRDEFLVSPLVLSQDIHAYRPHDMVETLHSRMAPFRDARPYGTNMLNGVSTPSNYHLYGQFPMPGFPFPLCKLTDAKNPFADLSRSGIHHKHPLDGASISRAEYARAVSSSASSGILHGTNFAPREVGRDEEVRKESHEGIGLPVGLSARKRVFPVLTLEHHKDKDHAPPSEGELVHHHYPLGISSAGRKSLMSSPQSPLKSDCQPNSPTESSSSKNAGLLQAASSAQILPGTQDPKSRNWKKYKFIVLNQSAKEEEASLRDPGLCSPQRLGLQSYLHPGDSENLESLTTRKNVADHPVPQTSRLNNIISSALGHAESHPARYLNRLNCSSCGSQSPQHSEVCPSRSRLSEDMAELHSEYSDSSCENGTFFCNECDSKFAEEEALKQHTLQVHSDKPYKCDRCQAAFRYKGNLASHKTVHTAVVFPGEKPYRCNICGAQFNRPANLKTHTRIHSGEKPYKCETCGARFVQVAHLRAHVLIHTGEKPYPCEICGTRFRHLQTLKSHLRIHTGEKPYHCEKCNLHFRHKSQLRLHLRQKHGAITNTKIQYRVSAVDMPADLTKAC; from the exons CCCAGCAACTGTTGCTGCTGTGCCAAGGAGGCGACGGCGCGACTAAAGAGGGGGAATCCCTGCTTTGGAATCCTCACAAGCAAAGTTTCCACG TCTGCAAGATGTCTTGCGCGGCGGACAGCTGCATACAGTTCACGCGCCACGCCAGCGACGTTCTGCTCAACCTGAACCGCCTGCGCAGTCGGGACATTCTCACCGACGTCACCATCCTGGTCAACCGGCAGCAGTTCCGCGCGCACAAGACGGTGCTCATGGCTTGCAG TGGGCTGTTCTACACCATCTTCACCGACTCGCACAAGTGCAACCTTAACGCCATCAGTCTGGACCCAAAGGTGGACCCGGAAGGCTTTGCTATCCTGCTAGAATTCATGTACACGTCCCGTCTGACACTCAAAGAGAGTCTGATCATGGCCATCATGAACACTGCCATCTACCTGCAGATGGACCATGTGGTAGACACCTGTCATAGATTCATCAAATCCAG TGATCCCACTGCCAAGCTTCCCAGAGATGAGTTCCTGGTCAGTCCTCTAGTTTTGTCTCAGGACATCCACGCGTACCGCCCTCATGACATGGTTGAAACGTTGCACAGCCGCATGGCTCCGTTCAGAGATGCGCGACCCTACGGCACTAACATGCTCAACGGAGTCAGCACGCCCAGCAACTACCATCTCTACGGGCAGTTCCCCATGCCAGGATTCCCTTTCCCTCTGTGTAAGCTGACTGATGCAAAAAACCCATTTGCTGACCTCTCACGGAGCGGGATTCACCACAAGCACCCTCTCGATGGCGCCTCCATCAGCAGGGCAGAGTACGCCAGAGCGGTCAGCTCCTCTGCGTCCTCCGGCATCCTTCACGGTACTAACTTTGCTCCCAGGGAGGTGGGGCGAGACGAAGAGGTGAGGAAAGAAAGCCACGAGGGCATTGGCCTTCCTGTTGGCCTCAGTGCAAGGAAGCGTGTCTTCCCCGTGTTGACCCTGGAGCACCACAAAGACAAAGACCACGCTCCGCCATCTGAGGGGGAACTGGTGCATCATCACTACCCGCTGGGAATCTCCTCTGCCGGACGCAAGAGCCTCATGAGTAGCCCGCAAAGCCCACTCAAATCGGACTGCCAGCCCAACTCCCCGACAGAGTCCAGCAGCAGCAAGAACGCCGGCCTCTTGCAGGCGGCCTCTAGCGCGCAGATTCTGCCGGGTACTCAGGACCCTAAATCTCGCAACTGGAAAAAGTACAAGTTCATCGTGCTGAACCAGAGTGCCAAAGAGGAAGAGGCCAGTCTGCGGGACCCTGGCTTGTGCTCGCCTCAGCGCCTCGGCCTGCAGTCGTACCTGCATCCCGGGGACTCTGAGAATCTCGAGTCACTCACCACAAGAAAGAACGTTGCAGATCATCCTGTACCGCAGACCAGCCGGCTGAACAACATCATCAGCAG TGCACTGGGTCACGCAGAGAGTCACCCGGCACGCTACCTGAACCGACTCAACTGCTCGTCCTGCGGCTCACAATCTCCGCAACACTCTGAAGTCTGCCCGTCCAGGTCGCGACTCTCCGAAGACATGGCCGAACTTCATTCTGAATACTCTGACTCCAGCTGTG AAAACGGCACTTTCTTCTGCAACGAATGCGACTCCAAGTTCGCCGAAGAGGAAGCGCTGAAGCAGCACACGCTCCAAGTCCACAGCGACAAGCCGTACAAGTGCGACCGCTGCCAGGCCGCCTTCCGCTACAAGGGCAACCTCGCCAGCCACAAGACCGTCCACACCG CTGTCGTGTTTCCAGGAGAGAAACCGTATCGCTGCAACATATGTGGTGCTCAGTTCAACAGACCAGCCAACCTCAAGACTCACACTCGCATCCACTCAGGAGAAAAGCCATACAAATGTGAGACGTGCGGGGCTCGCTTCGTACAG GTTGCCCATCTGCGCGCCCACGTCCTGATCCACACGGGCGAGAAGCCATATCCTTGTGAGATCTGCGGTACGCGCTTCCGTCACCTGCAGACCCTAAAGAGCCACCTGCGCATCCACACGGGCGAGAAGCCCTACCAT TGTGAGAAATGCAACTTGCACTTCCGCCACAAGAGTCAGCTGCGACTGCACCTGCGGCAGAAGCACGGCGCCATCACCAACACCAAGATCCAGTACCGCGTGTCGGCCGTCGACATGCCCGCCGACCTGACCAAGGCCTGTTGA